In the Bordetella genomosp. 10 genome, one interval contains:
- a CDS encoding mandelate racemase/muconate lactonizing enzyme family protein has product MKITGLEQWHCDGGWRTLSFLKVTTDAGLVGWSEFHEGTAAPGLGAIIARLGEKILGLDPRCANRIVAGLQASGRAFTVGLFGQAVAAIENACLDILARSLDIPVHGLFGGAHHRQLPVYWSQCGTLRTRHAQVLGVPPLETLADVEALGREVKQRGFGALKTNVLIPDAFSTTDSKRLTNYRPGFGDGPQHPSLNMSPRLLDDLIALMEAFRAGAGPDVRLMLDLNFNFRPEGVKRIARALEPLELEWLECDLRNVQALTDLRNNTSTPIASLETMLGRQALHPYLNAVDVAIIDPQWNGYTEAMQMASLAEFHEVNVASHNYHGPLSTLIGVHFSASIPNSRYVEWVVDQPAWLADLLVNPPTIVNGLVSLPDGAGWGSDINEEVLRAHPPKKIG; this is encoded by the coding sequence ATGAAGATCACGGGCTTGGAGCAATGGCACTGCGACGGTGGCTGGCGCACATTGTCATTTCTGAAGGTGACCACCGATGCCGGCCTGGTCGGCTGGTCCGAATTTCACGAAGGCACCGCGGCGCCCGGCCTGGGCGCCATCATCGCACGGCTCGGAGAGAAAATCCTCGGCCTGGATCCCCGCTGCGCCAATCGGATCGTGGCGGGATTGCAGGCAAGCGGCCGCGCCTTCACGGTGGGCCTGTTCGGCCAGGCGGTCGCCGCTATTGAAAATGCCTGCCTGGATATCCTGGCGCGCAGTCTCGACATACCCGTCCACGGCCTGTTCGGCGGCGCCCATCATCGGCAACTGCCCGTTTACTGGTCCCAGTGCGGCACCTTGCGCACGCGTCACGCACAGGTTCTCGGCGTTCCGCCGCTGGAAACGCTGGCCGACGTCGAGGCCCTGGGCCGCGAGGTCAAGCAACGCGGCTTCGGCGCCCTGAAGACGAATGTGCTGATACCGGATGCCTTCTCGACAACGGATTCGAAGCGGCTGACAAATTATCGACCCGGATTCGGGGATGGCCCGCAGCACCCCTCCCTGAATATGAGCCCTCGCCTGCTGGACGATCTCATTGCCCTGATGGAAGCTTTTCGGGCGGGCGCCGGACCGGACGTACGCCTGATGCTCGACTTGAATTTCAATTTCCGGCCCGAGGGTGTCAAGCGTATTGCGCGCGCACTGGAGCCCCTAGAGCTCGAATGGCTGGAGTGCGATCTGCGCAACGTGCAGGCGCTGACCGATTTGCGCAACAACACGTCGACCCCTATCGCATCCCTCGAGACGATGCTTGGGCGCCAGGCATTGCATCCGTACCTGAACGCTGTGGACGTGGCCATCATTGATCCGCAATGGAATGGCTATACCGAAGCAATGCAGATGGCGAGCCTGGCCGAGTTTCATGAGGTCAATGTCGCAAGCCACAACTACCACGGCCCGCTTTCGACCCTGATCGGCGTGCATTTCAGCGCGAGCATCCCGAACAGCCGATATGTCGAATGGGTTGTCGACCAGCCGGCCTGGTTGGCGGACCTGCTGGTGAATCCGCCCACCATCGTCAACGGCCTGGTGTCATTGCCGGACGGTGCCGGCTGGGGCTCCGACATCAATGAAGAGGTCCTGCGTGCCCATCCGCCGAAGAAGATCGGATAA
- a CDS encoding integrase core domain-containing protein: protein MHRHRFETIQHASRVIGDWIRFYNDRRLHQALGMKTPAEAFVLVA, encoded by the coding sequence GTGCATCGACACCGCTTCGAGACCATCCAGCATGCCAGCCGTGTGATCGGCGACTGGATACGCTTTTACAACGATAGGCGCCTCCACCAGGCGCTGGGAATGAAGACCCCGGCTGAAGCATTCGTATTAGTCGCTTAA
- a CDS encoding Bug family tripartite tricarboxylate transporter substrate binding protein, with protein MKSSLATLSGWLLGMACACLMPAANAENSTFPDKPVTMVVPFPAGGSADTIARMLARRMSQRWNQPVIVMNRAGAGTIIGLQTIAKAPPDGYTIGMDSISHVVQPAVRTNLPYDALKSFTFISKLVDAPFVLTINSKLPIHSLPELVDYLHQKPGKLNYASFGVGSAGHIFFEMLLQSAGVKATHVPYKGTGEATIAQLNGDAPLMFDMIVSSLPHIHNGELRPLLVTTPERSPMLPDTPTGKELGLKNMDMPTWFGLIGPQGLPVDVVKELNAAAAQALQDPAIVKAIDEQGLTPRPTTPEAFRAFAKSSIETLSHATEVAHIPKLDASGE; from the coding sequence ATGAAGAGCTCGCTCGCGACCTTGAGCGGCTGGCTGCTCGGCATGGCATGCGCCTGTCTGATGCCAGCCGCGAATGCCGAAAATTCCACATTTCCCGATAAACCGGTCACGATGGTCGTGCCTTTTCCCGCCGGCGGTTCCGCGGACACAATCGCGCGCATGCTGGCGCGGCGCATGTCGCAGCGCTGGAACCAACCGGTCATTGTGATGAACCGGGCCGGCGCCGGCACCATTATCGGTCTGCAGACCATTGCCAAAGCGCCGCCGGATGGCTACACGATAGGCATGGACTCGATTTCGCACGTCGTGCAACCGGCCGTCCGGACGAACCTTCCCTACGATGCACTGAAGAGCTTTACGTTCATCTCGAAACTGGTCGACGCGCCGTTCGTCCTTACGATCAACTCGAAACTACCGATCCATTCCCTGCCGGAACTGGTCGACTACCTGCATCAAAAACCGGGCAAGTTGAATTACGCGTCGTTCGGCGTCGGATCGGCTGGCCATATCTTTTTTGAAATGTTGCTCCAGAGCGCGGGAGTCAAGGCGACTCATGTTCCCTACAAGGGAACCGGCGAAGCCACCATTGCACAGCTCAACGGCGACGCGCCGCTGATGTTCGACATGATCGTCTCCTCCCTGCCACACATCCACAACGGCGAATTGCGGCCGCTGCTGGTCACAACACCCGAACGCTCGCCCATGTTGCCGGATACGCCGACCGGCAAAGAGCTGGGGCTGAAGAATATGGACATGCCGACCTGGTTCGGCCTGATCGGACCGCAAGGGCTGCCGGTGGACGTGGTGAAGGAACTCAATGCAGCCGCCGCGCAAGCGCTCCAGGACCCGGCCATCGTCAAGGCCATCGACGAGCAGGGTCTAACTCCGAGGCCGACGACGCCCGAAGCATTCCGGGCCTTCGCGAAAAGTTCCATCGAAACCCTCAGCCACGCCACCGAAGTCGCGCACATCCCGAAACTGGACGCGTCCGGGGAATAG
- a CDS encoding fumarylacetoacetate hydrolase family protein — protein sequence MRLVSYLHVGRPGFGVVQDDRIKVLSDGDTTLMDFLREPALLRTLESCKRELPLADVTLLPPIPNPGKIICIGLNYHEHVAESGRTVTRHPSLFARYPESQVGHLSPMVSPLESDKLDYEGELAVIIGKGGRRIKAEQAMAHIAGYACYNDGSVRDWQHHTSQFLAGKSFVGTGAFGPWMVTADEIEDPRPLRLQTRLNGQIMQDATIDMMITPIPEQIAYISSIMPLAPGDVIVTGTPGGVGTKRTPPVYLRDGDVVEVEIDRVGVLRNPVRAEQRDASV from the coding sequence ATGCGCCTAGTATCCTATCTCCACGTAGGCCGACCCGGTTTCGGCGTCGTTCAAGACGACCGAATCAAAGTTCTCTCCGATGGAGACACCACGCTGATGGACTTTCTGCGCGAGCCGGCGCTCCTGCGAACACTGGAAAGCTGCAAGCGCGAATTGCCGTTGGCCGACGTTACGCTGCTTCCGCCGATTCCGAATCCGGGAAAAATAATCTGTATCGGCCTGAACTATCACGAGCATGTCGCCGAGTCCGGCCGCACGGTGACACGGCATCCCTCGCTGTTCGCGCGCTATCCAGAGAGCCAGGTCGGCCACCTGTCGCCCATGGTGTCTCCGTTGGAATCGGACAAGCTGGACTATGAAGGGGAATTGGCTGTCATCATCGGCAAGGGCGGACGCCGCATCAAGGCCGAGCAGGCCATGGCGCATATCGCAGGCTACGCCTGCTACAACGACGGCAGCGTACGGGATTGGCAACACCACACCAGCCAATTCCTGGCCGGCAAGAGTTTTGTCGGCACAGGCGCGTTCGGCCCCTGGATGGTCACCGCCGACGAAATCGAAGATCCACGCCCGCTGCGCCTGCAAACGCGGCTCAATGGCCAGATCATGCAGGACGCCACGATCGACATGATGATCACCCCGATCCCGGAACAGATCGCATACATTTCGAGCATCATGCCGCTGGCGCCGGGAGATGTCATTGTGACGGGCACGCCAGGGGGCGTGGGCACCAAGCGCACCCCGCCCGTGTACCTGCGTGATGGCGACGTGGTGGAAGTCGAGATCGACCGAGTCGGCGTTCTGCGCAATCCGGTGCGGGCCGAGCAACGGGATGCGTCGGTCTGA
- a CDS encoding nuclear transport factor 2 family protein: MTDLNDPRLVELMDRSRIADVIHYWCRAIDRLDFDAIPRCFHRDGIDDHVFYRGDIPGLVECLRNRHRDISFSAHAVSNILIEFESHTRARVESYVKVTQRRPQPAVEGAEADSHVSEVYCRYLDIFECREGTWAIAHRMLVIDSATEHFDREPVHRLPPMTSPNRGRRDGADAVYRRT; the protein is encoded by the coding sequence ATGACTGATCTCAACGACCCGCGCCTTGTCGAATTGATGGACCGTTCCAGGATCGCGGATGTGATCCATTACTGGTGCCGCGCCATCGACCGGCTCGACTTCGATGCTATTCCCCGCTGCTTTCATCGAGACGGCATAGACGACCATGTTTTCTACCGTGGCGACATACCCGGCCTGGTCGAATGCCTGCGAAACCGGCACCGCGACATTTCATTCTCGGCGCATGCGGTTTCGAACATCCTGATCGAGTTCGAAAGCCACACACGGGCACGCGTGGAAAGCTACGTCAAAGTCACGCAACGGCGGCCGCAACCCGCCGTGGAGGGAGCGGAAGCCGATTCCCATGTATCCGAGGTCTATTGCCGCTATCTGGATATTTTTGAATGCCGCGAGGGTACTTGGGCGATCGCGCATCGCATGCTGGTCATAGACAGCGCGACGGAACATTTCGATCGGGAACCCGTTCACAGGCTTCCGCCCATGACGTCTCCCAACCGTGGGCGGCGCGACGGTGCCGATGCGGTGTATCGACGCACATAG
- a CDS encoding LysR family transcriptional regulator, whose product MVHVTRDKSKLSFEQLELFAAVVQCGSISAAARNLHMSPSLAARKIAILEAELGTRVFDRTTRRVHLTESGQRALQWAQDVLTGYVSLTDDLNIMQQKLSGTLRIVSNEYLLTSILPKFIANFSRTFPDVRYTLRMTDTHVASEQRDFDLAIYSGHIRDSSLKGIRIRDYRRVLCAAPSYMKRRGRPTTLEALTEHDCLTHEQIEGQWTFRKNGQVLQQRVNSIATSSSHLPLIQLAVNGMGVAQISRESIRQELADGKLETVLDDYECLNIDTTQPATWVVYPGERKLERTRVFVSELTRYLRSLPA is encoded by the coding sequence ATGGTGCACGTCACGCGAGACAAATCAAAACTATCGTTCGAGCAGTTGGAACTGTTCGCGGCCGTCGTGCAATGCGGCAGCATATCAGCAGCAGCGCGCAATCTGCACATGTCGCCATCGCTTGCCGCACGCAAGATCGCCATCCTGGAAGCCGAGCTCGGCACAAGGGTATTTGACCGCACGACCCGTCGCGTTCATCTCACGGAATCAGGTCAGCGCGCGCTGCAATGGGCGCAGGATGTTCTGACCGGCTATGTTTCATTGACCGACGACTTGAATATCATGCAGCAGAAGTTATCGGGAACCTTGCGCATCGTCTCTAACGAATATTTGCTTACGTCTATTCTGCCAAAATTTATCGCCAATTTCTCGCGTACCTTTCCGGACGTCCGGTATACCTTGCGCATGACGGACACGCATGTCGCAAGCGAACAGCGAGACTTCGATCTTGCCATCTATTCTGGACATATCCGCGATTCCAGCCTGAAAGGAATCCGTATCCGCGACTATCGGCGCGTGCTTTGCGCCGCCCCGAGTTACATGAAACGCAGAGGCCGGCCCACTACCCTTGAGGCGCTGACAGAGCACGACTGCCTGACCCACGAACAGATCGAAGGCCAATGGACGTTTCGTAAGAATGGCCAGGTGCTGCAACAGCGCGTGAATTCGATCGCCACCAGCAGCAGCCATCTGCCACTGATCCAGCTTGCCGTAAACGGCATGGGCGTCGCGCAGATCAGCCGGGAGTCGATACGCCAGGAGCTCGCCGACGGAAAATTGGAGACCGTGCTGGACGATTATGAATGCCTGAACATCGATACGACGCAGCCCGCGACCTGGGTCGTGTATCCCGGCGAACGCAAGCTGGAACGAACGCGCGTATTCGTCTCCGAACTGACGCGATATCTTCGCAGCCTGCCCGCCTGA
- a CDS encoding TauD/TfdA dioxygenase family protein, with the protein MLDSLPCRMDVFHPLTKERLMAFQLRKIDKPLGHEILGVDLRNLSDEDFEKIDAAYREYGVVVIRDQKLTPQDQLNFSRRFGALDRFVFDRFNMPENPEIFIVSNVIEEGRPIGMEDAGRYWHSDMWYVAKPPRGSFLYALEVPHDGSRPLGDTCFASTRYAYETLPEDLRQQVDSLQAVFSSKKYGEYVGHTEEKAKDNIYLKDVVKAREKIKDNTITHPLVRIHPITGKKCLHVVQGVISEIVGLPPAESEALVEKLVNHAIRPEAIYRHQWRVGDIVMWDNYSALHQANGDFKLPQRRLMHRTTLSAPLAA; encoded by the coding sequence ATGCTAGATTCCCTCCCATGTCGGATGGATGTATTCCATCCTCTAACAAAGGAGAGACTGATGGCATTTCAACTCCGTAAGATCGATAAACCTTTGGGCCACGAGATTCTTGGCGTGGACCTGCGCAATCTTAGTGACGAAGACTTTGAAAAAATCGACGCTGCATACCGCGAGTATGGGGTTGTCGTCATCCGCGACCAAAAGCTGACCCCTCAAGACCAGCTCAACTTCAGCCGCCGTTTCGGGGCCCTGGATCGTTTCGTCTTCGATCGATTCAACATGCCGGAAAACCCCGAGATATTCATCGTGTCGAACGTCATCGAAGAGGGACGCCCCATCGGCATGGAGGATGCCGGCCGGTACTGGCACAGCGACATGTGGTACGTCGCCAAGCCGCCGCGCGGGTCATTCCTCTACGCCCTGGAGGTCCCGCACGACGGCAGCCGTCCGCTGGGCGACACCTGCTTCGCCAGCACGCGATACGCCTATGAAACGTTGCCGGAAGATCTTCGCCAGCAAGTGGATTCCCTGCAAGCCGTGTTCAGCTCCAAGAAATACGGTGAATACGTCGGCCATACCGAAGAGAAGGCCAAGGACAATATTTACCTGAAGGATGTCGTGAAGGCCCGGGAGAAAATAAAGGACAACACGATCACGCATCCTCTCGTGCGCATCCATCCGATCACCGGCAAGAAATGCCTGCACGTCGTGCAAGGCGTCATCAGCGAAATCGTCGGCCTGCCGCCCGCCGAATCCGAAGCGCTGGTCGAAAAACTGGTCAACCACGCGATACGTCCGGAAGCCATCTACCGGCACCAGTGGCGTGTCGGCGACATCGTCATGTGGGACAACTATTCCGCCCTGCATCAGGCCAACGGCGACTTCAAGCTGCCGCAAAGGCGCCTGATGCATCGCACGACGCTGAGCGCGCCGCTGGCCGCCTGA
- a CDS encoding DDE-type integrase/transposase/recombinase: MPRRTVYYKPVKSARKIDPKFVVPIKAMIEESPSFGYRTVAYLLGFNKNTVQRVFQLMGWQVRKRPIGLRPRIQALPSVATMHNERWSTDLCRVWAGQDSWATLALVIDCHTHELLGWHLSRSGKARTVGSALEHALIARFGTLGRVPTPFLLRSDNGLVFTSRSYTALVRSYGLRQEFITPHCPQQNGMVEQVIRTLKE; encoded by the coding sequence GTGCCGCGCCGCACGGTGTACTACAAGCCAGTGAAGTCAGCGCGGAAGATCGATCCGAAGTTCGTCGTGCCGATCAAGGCGATGATCGAGGAGTCGCCGTCGTTTGGGTACCGGACGGTTGCATACCTATTGGGATTCAATAAGAACACGGTGCAGCGCGTGTTCCAGTTGATGGGCTGGCAGGTTCGCAAGCGGCCGATTGGCTTGAGGCCTCGCATCCAAGCGTTGCCCTCGGTGGCAACGATGCACAATGAGCGCTGGTCCACGGATCTGTGCCGGGTGTGGGCGGGTCAGGACAGTTGGGCCACGCTGGCGTTGGTGATCGACTGCCACACGCACGAATTGCTAGGCTGGCACCTGTCGCGCAGCGGCAAGGCCCGCACTGTGGGCAGTGCCCTGGAGCATGCCCTGATAGCCCGCTTTGGAACATTGGGCCGCGTGCCGACGCCGTTCCTGCTGCGATCCGACAATGGCTTGGTTTTCACTTCGCGCAGCTATACAGCGCTCGTGCGTAGCTACGGTCTGCGACAGGAGTTCATCACACCGCATTGCCCCCAGCAGAACGGCATGGTCGAACAGGTGATCCGCACGCTCAAGGAGTAA